A portion of the bacterium genome contains these proteins:
- a CDS encoding nucleotidyltransferase domain-containing protein, whose product MVKKRELQKLISEIVAKIVSSYNPSKIILFGSYAYGKPDEDSDIDMFIIKDTEERPIDRWVSVCQIVSDRTRRIPFEPLIITPKELESRIRIGDQFIIDEILTKGEVLYEKR is encoded by the coding sequence ATGGTCAAAAAGAGGGAATTGCAAAAGTTAATTTCAGAAATAGTAGCAAAAATAGTATCTTCATATAACCCATCAAAAATAATTCTTTTCGGCTCTTATGCTTATGGAAAACCAGATGAAGATAGTGATATAGATATGTTTATTATTAAGGATACTGAAGAAAGACCTATTGACCGCTGGGTGAGTGTTTGTCAGATTGTTTCTGATAGAACACGACGCATTCCTTTTGAACCCCTTATTATTACCCCAAAAGAATTAGAAAGCCGAATAAGAATAGGCGACCAATTTATTATTGATGAGATATTAACCAAAGGAGAAGTGCTTTATGAAAAAAGATGA
- a CDS encoding (2Fe-2S) ferredoxin domain-containing protein, translating to MPKIRPEDLDKISEEIRRTTLLREGAGRAKVIVHMSTCGIAAGARTIMKALMEEIEREQVKDVLLTTSSCAGLCSREPMVTVEVQDEPPVKYIDLTPEKAKRIFTQHVLSGEIVKEYALGLGSERLL from the coding sequence ATGCCGAAGATAAGACCTGAAGACTTAGATAAGATCAGTGAAGAGATAAGGCGAACCACCCTTCTTCGTGAGGGCGCCGGTCGGGCCAAGGTCATCGTTCATATGAGCACCTGTGGGATTGCTGCCGGCGCCAGGACGATTATGAAGGCATTGATGGAGGAGATAGAAAGAGAACAGGTAAAGGATGTCCTCCTTACTACCTCCAGTTGTGCCGGTCTTTGCAGTCGAGAACCTATGGTTACCGTCGAGGTCCAGGATGAACCTCCGGTCAAATATATTGACCTAACTCCTGAAAAGGCTAAAAGAATCTTTACCCAGCATGTCCTTTCGGGTGAGATAGTAAAGGAGTATGCCTTGGGACTGGGAAGTGAAAGGCTGCTTTAA
- the nuoF gene encoding NADH-quinone oxidoreductase subunit NuoF — translation MYRTNAMICTCTNCISNGSLQVKEALEAEILKQGLQEEVQVVPTGASGLCVRGPILMVQPEGIFYQLLKKEDVAYLVKEHFLKGRPVKSLMYYPPGEETPIPKMMDIPFFKDQRLIALRNRGVIDPEKIEEYIARGGYMALSKALTSMTPEEVIQEIKASGLRGRGGAGFPTGLKWELCRKAEGEPKYVICNADEGDPGAFMDRSIIEADPHSILEGMAIGAYAIGACEGYVYVRIEYPLAMERMKKAVEQAKEYGLLGSDIFGTGFNFEVKIFRGAGAFVCGEETSLIASIEGKAPEPRMKPPYPIQSGLWGKPTNINNVETWANIPVIINWGAKPFSQMGTETSKGTKVFSLAGKINNAGLVEVPMGITLRKMIYEIGGGIPNGKRFKAVQTGGPSGGCIPESLLDLPVDYEELAKAGSIMGSGGMIVMDENTCMIDVAKYFLTFLDGESCGRCSSCREGISAMLEIVTNITEGRGREEDIDFLQELGAVVKDVSLCGLGQTASNPVLSTIRYFRDEYLAHIREKRCPAGVCKELIRYSIDPERCSGCLACVKACPTEAIVGEKEEPQSINQDKCIKCGACLEACKFEAVIVK, via the coding sequence ATGTATCGAACAAATGCCATGATTTGCACATGTACAAACTGTATTTCCAATGGGTCGTTACAGGTAAAAGAGGCCCTGGAGGCTGAGATTCTAAAGCAGGGCTTACAAGAGGAGGTCCAGGTAGTTCCAACGGGTGCCAGCGGCCTTTGCGTGCGTGGTCCGATTCTTATGGTTCAGCCGGAGGGAATTTTCTATCAGCTCCTTAAAAAGGAGGATGTTGCTTACTTGGTTAAGGAGCATTTTCTAAAGGGTAGACCGGTAAAGTCTTTGATGTATTATCCTCCTGGGGAAGAGACACCCATCCCTAAGATGATGGATATCCCGTTTTTTAAAGACCAGAGATTAATTGCCCTTCGCAACCGCGGGGTGATTGATCCTGAAAAGATCGAAGAGTATATTGCCCGCGGTGGGTATATGGCCTTATCAAAGGCGCTAACCTCAATGACCCCGGAGGAAGTAATTCAGGAGATAAAGGCTTCAGGACTTCGCGGCCGGGGTGGGGCCGGATTCCCCACCGGTTTAAAATGGGAGCTTTGTAGAAAGGCAGAAGGCGAACCAAAGTATGTCATCTGTAATGCCGATGAGGGTGATCCGGGTGCCTTTATGGATCGCTCGATTATCGAGGCCGACCCTCACTCAATCTTGGAGGGCATGGCTATTGGGGCATACGCCATCGGCGCTTGTGAAGGCTATGTGTATGTAAGAATTGAATATCCCTTAGCGATGGAGAGGATGAAAAAAGCGGTTGAGCAAGCGAAGGAGTATGGCTTGTTGGGTTCGGATATCTTTGGCACCGGCTTTAATTTCGAAGTCAAGATATTTAGAGGCGCCGGTGCTTTTGTCTGTGGAGAAGAGACCTCATTGATCGCCTCCATTGAAGGCAAGGCCCCGGAACCAAGGATGAAACCACCTTACCCGATCCAATCAGGCCTCTGGGGCAAACCGACCAATATTAACAATGTGGAGACCTGGGCCAATATCCCGGTTATTATCAATTGGGGGGCGAAGCCCTTCAGCCAGATGGGCACAGAGACATCTAAGGGAACCAAGGTCTTCTCCTTAGCGGGAAAGATAAACAATGCCGGTCTGGTTGAGGTCCCTATGGGTATCACCCTGCGCAAGATGATCTATGAAATTGGAGGGGGAATCCCAAACGGAAAGAGGTTTAAGGCCGTCCAGACGGGTGGACCTTCCGGTGGGTGTATCCCGGAGAGTCTTCTCGATCTACCGGTAGACTATGAGGAGTTGGCCAAGGCTGGCTCGATCATGGGTTCTGGCGGAATGATCGTTATGGATGAGAATACCTGTATGATCGATGTGGCCAAATACTTTCTGACCTTCCTCGATGGGGAGTCCTGTGGAAGATGCAGCTCCTGCCGGGAGGGAATCAGTGCGATGCTTGAGATTGTTACCAACATAACTGAAGGCAGGGGCCGGGAGGAAGATATCGACTTCTTACAAGAATTGGGAGCGGTGGTCAAGGATGTCTCTTTATGTGGATTAGGTCAGACGGCGTCAAACCCGGTGCTCTCCACCATTCGTTATTTCCGCGATGAATATCTGGCCCATATCCGAGAGAAGAGATGCCCGGCCGGTGTCTGTAAGGAACTGATTCGGTATTCCATCGATCCCGAAAGATGTTCGGGCTGCCTGGCCTGCGTTAAGGCCTGCCCGACTGAGGCGATTGTTGGAGAGAAGGAAGAGCCACAGAGTATAAACCAAGATAAATGTATCAAATGCGGGGCCTGCCTTGAGGCCTGTAAATTCGAGGCAGTAATCGTAAAGTAG
- a CDS encoding DUF4258 domain-containing protein, whose product MSIETIRKDVNSEWITFGPHLIQRMWENGISIDQVLDTILTGTVNKKEKDERSRGKFNKFTISKGGIVVVVKDCNPAFIITTKRR is encoded by the coding sequence ATGTCGATAGAGACAATTCGTAAGGATGTTAATTCTGAATGGATTACTTTTGGACCCCATTTGATTCAACGAATGTGGGAGAATGGCATATCAATCGATCAGGTTTTAGACACAATTCTAACTGGCACAGTTAACAAGAAAGAGAAAGATGAACGTTCGCGTGGTAAATTCAATAAATTTACAATTTCCAAGGGTGGTATTGTGGTTGTAGTAAAGGATTGTAATCCAGCATTTATTATTACAACGAAGAGGAGATGA
- a CDS encoding HEPN domain-containing protein, translating to MKKDESLYPEDWFKIGAKEMKRAENLLNLGDLDGAGFNIQQSLEKYIKGYLLSKRWKLKRIHNLETLLNDVVNYEPSFEEFRQECLKITYYYVEERYPFIVASELTDEEIRNSLQIAKRMVNKILSNYSASI from the coding sequence ATGAAAAAAGATGAATCCCTTTATCCCGAAGATTGGTTTAAAATTGGAGCAAAAGAGATGAAGAGGGCGGAAAATTTACTTAACCTTGGTGACCTTGATGGTGCAGGATTTAATATCCAACAATCACTTGAAAAGTATATAAAAGGCTATCTTTTGTCAAAAAGATGGAAATTAAAAAGGATTCATAACTTAGAAACACTTTTAAATGATGTTGTTAACTATGAACCATCTTTTGAAGAATTCCGTCAAGAATGCCTAAAGATAACTTATTACTATGTTGAAGAACGCTATCCGTTTATTGTGGCATCTGAACTTACTGATGAAGAAATAAGGAATTCACTTCAAATAGCAAAGAGAATGGTTAATAAGATATTAAGTAACTACTCAGCCTCTATATAG
- a CDS encoding DUF5678 domain-containing protein — translation MEENYLLRHSQEFSEKYPGKYIAIIKNELVAIGSSNIEVYKKAKEQYPDEEVSITYVPTDEEMVTLL, via the coding sequence ATGGAAGAAAATTACCTATTAAGGCATTCTCAGGAGTTCTCTGAAAAGTATCCAGGGAAATATATTGCCATCATTAAGAATGAGCTTGTGGCGATTGGTAGTAGTAATATCGAGGTATACAAAAAAGCCAAAGAACAGTATCCAGACGAAGAAGTATCTATAACCTATGTTCCTACTGACGAAGAGATGGTAACCCTATTATGA
- a CDS encoding NAD(P)H-dependent oxidoreductase subunit E, whose protein sequence is MKGIIDQYRGERGSLVPILHEVNIEYKYLPENILRYISEELDLPLSLIYQIATFYDAFTLTPKGLYSIRVCTGTACYIKGGDRLLAAFERGLDIKEGETSHDQRFSLETVSCLGCCGQAPVLTVNEELYGHMTQARVKKVLEALSPQP, encoded by the coding sequence ATGAAAGGAATAATAGACCAATATAGGGGAGAGAGGGGGAGTCTGGTGCCCATCCTCCATGAGGTTAATATTGAGTATAAATATCTCCCTGAAAACATCTTAAGGTATATTTCTGAGGAATTAGACCTCCCCTTAAGCCTGATCTATCAGATCGCTACCTTCTATGATGCCTTCACCTTGACCCCAAAGGGTCTTTACTCAATCAGGGTCTGCACTGGGACGGCCTGCTATATCAAAGGAGGGGACAGACTCCTGGCCGCCTTTGAGAGGGGCTTGGATATCAAGGAGGGCGAGACGAGCCATGATCAAAGATTCAGTTTAGAGACGGTCTCCTGCCTTGGCTGCTGCGGTCAGGCCCCGGTATTGACTGTTAATGAAGAATTATACGGCCATATGACCCAGGCCAGGGTCAAGAAGGTGCTTGAGGCCTTGAGCCCTCAACCCTGA